The proteins below come from a single Eremothecium sinecaudum strain ATCC 58844 chromosome II, complete sequence genomic window:
- the STB3 gene encoding Stb3p (Syntenic homolog of Ashbya gossypii AGL152C; Syntenic homolog of Saccharomyces cerevisiae YDR169C (STB3)), with amino-acid sequence MDRQNSDMVDNVNGMELEGGNKKDNVPTRSKTSVSSGNIAVGGKNSGSLNAASLVMAHKPISTSSPEALAAAQQVTPKKLAQLLLSKGPLAIRYITQALTEEIPSFKDLSASKQRRLIMSALEAGDQENSVVFAKIGWGQWSAKPVKPHLFVKEREMTNLANSKVKDIMSQESRRRSSSSNTKKQVKSGSFLKEMKKPLVNAQTGIYIDENALASDEDDDEQGDDAEPLNYDTFRRRQSSVVAIDPPPQEKGDANHALLRSMITKPNSGSTTNNRRRSSSKIRSVSVSKPGTYKAPVLTNDFVDSGARRLSSPFTEYQSKSMIELVAREEISPDELLSGGISSTAKGTARRTSGVTRRDARVSCSKESSIRSTLLLHNNYKIVSPSHSAIKECAAVQPIVNIIGDSEQDHEEIPPPMKLEPQHVIRDTDHSDTDEEDWASIGAPALRNNSLHNALSSPIPRQGNSTSAAAPKAESSQTSPRSSSNNHVQITQNAFHLSSDYRQQQQQQQQQQQQQQQQQQQQQQQQQQQQQQQQQEVRCTTGHTPPPDTEDAAFLLMSLKS; translated from the coding sequence ATGGATAGGCAAAATAGTGATATGGTAGATAATGTAAACGGTATGGAACTGGAAGGTGGTAATAAGAAGGACAATGTGCCGACGCGATCTAAAACAAGTGTAAGCAGCGGCAATATCGCTGTTGGTGGAAAAAACTCAGGTTCATTAAATGCAGCGAGCCTGGTTATGGCTCATAAGCCAATATCAACCTCATCACCAGAAGCCTTGGCTGCAGCTCAGCAAGTGACGCCGAAAAAGTTGGCTCAGCTGCTGTTGTCTAAGGGACCACTTGCAATTCGGTATATAACGCAGGCGTTAACTGAAGAAATTCCAAGCTTCAAGGACCTATCGGCGTCTAAGCAGAGAAGATTAATAATGAGTGCACTTGAAGCAGGAGACCAGGAAAATTCTGTTGTATTTGCTAAGATTGGATGGGGTCAATGGTCTGCGAAACCTGTTAAACCGCATTTGTTTGTGAAAGAACGAGAGATGACAAATCTAGCAAATAGTAAAGTAAAGGATATAATGTCTCAAGAAAGCCGTCGCCGAAGTAGTAGTAGCAATACAAAGAAACAAGTAAAGTCTGGATCTTTCTTGAAAGAAATGAAGAAGCCGCTAGTGAATGCTCAAACAGGTATTTACATTGACGAAAACGCTCTAGCATCAGATGAGGATGATGACGAACAGGGCGATGATGCAGAACCATTGAACTACGATACTTTCCGAAGAAGACAATCTAGCGTTGTTGCTATTGATCCACCTCCACAGGAAAAAGGCGACGCCAATCATGCATTGTTGAGATCTATGATAACTAAGCCCAATAGTGGAAGTACCACTAATAATCGTCGTCGCTCATCATCGAAAATAAGATCGGTCTCAGTGTCGAAGCCAGGTACCTACAAAGCTCCTGTGCTAACGAACGACTTCGTGGATAGTGGTGCTCGAAGGCTCTCTTCTCCTTTTACTGAGTACCAAAGTAAGAGCATGATCGAACTGGTTGCGCGAGAAGAAATTTCCCCTGACGAGTTACTAAGTGGCGGCATATCTAGTACTGCTAAGGGAACTGCTAGGCGTACAAGTGGTGTCACAAGGCGGGACGCGAGAGTCTCTTGCAGCAAGGAGTCATCAATTAGATCTACCCTACTTTTGCATAATAACTACAAGATTGTATCACCTTCACATTCTGCAATAAAAGAATGTGCTGCAGTGCAGCCGATAGTGAACATCATTGGGGATAGTGAACAGGATCATGAAGAGATTCCTCCTCCAATGAAACTAGAGCCCCAGCATGTTATACGTGACACCGATCATTCTGATACCGATGAGGAGGATTGGGCTAGTATAGGCGCCCCTGCTTTGCGTAATAATAGTTTGCACAATGCTTTGTCTTCTCCTATTCCACGCCAAGGAAACTCTACGTCTGCTGCTGCCCCTAAGGCTGAATCCTCCCAAACCTCTCCGAGGTCTAGCTCTAACAATCACGTGCAAATAACTCAAAATGCATTTCACCTATCATCAGATTATCGccagcaacaacaacaacaacaacaacaacaacaacaacaacaacaacaacaacaacaacaacagcagcagcaacaacagcagcagcagcagcagcagcaggAAGTGAGATGTACTACTGGTCACACGCCACCACCGGATACCGAAGACGCTGCCTTCCTTTTAATGAGCCTGAAGTCTTAA
- the STM1 gene encoding Stm1p (Syntenic homolog of Ashbya gossypii AGL151W; Syntenic homolog of Saccharomyces cerevisiae YLR150W (STM1); 1-intron in Ashbya gossypii): MSNPFDLLGNDVEDSTVTTAPPKEIIKKTTSSKKADVPPPSADPSKAKNNRPKPSGNDAAFKDKQAGRSQNKNKDAPVAGKGRENKPYDRHSRTGKTDSAKKIKQAWGDNEKQLADEEAGAAIAEAELAAEDVEEQQPAAISLEAYLNEQNAEKLNSTVIPQKVEKLEDAELFVKKEQVFVEPAKVKTHKPKQVKTKQYLEFDGTETFPAPNRGQSSRRGGRGGKKGGKRGSHNAPKQPIKADFPALV, encoded by the exons ATGTCT AACCCTTTTGACCTATTAGGTAACGACGTCGAAGACTCTACTGTAACTACAGCTCCACCAAAGGAGATCATCAAGAAGACTACCTCCTCAAAGAAGGCCGATGTGCCACCACCATCAGCTGACccatctaaagctaaaaATAACAGACCAAAACCTTCTGGCAACGACGCTGCTTTCAAAGACAAGCAAGCTGGTAGATCCCAAAACAAGAATAAGGATGCACCTGTTGCTGGGAAAGGTAGAGAAAACAAGCCTTACGACCGTCACTCCAGAACTGGCAAAACTGACTCTGCAAAGAAGATCAAGCAAGCTTGGGGTGACAATGAGAAGCAACTAGCTGATGAAGAGGCTGGTGCTGCTATTGCTGAAGCTGAATTGGCTGCTGAAGACGTCGAGGAACAACAACCCGCTGCTATTTCTTTAGAGGCTTATTTGAACGAGCAGAATGCTGAGAAATTGAACAGCACTGTTATTCCGCAAAAAGTTGAGAAATTGGAAGATGCTGAGCTATTTGTTAAGAAGGAGCAAGTGTTTGTTGAACCTGCCAAGGTTAAGACCCACAAGCCAAAACAAGTTAAGACCAAGCAATACCTGGAATTTGATGGTACTGAAACCTTCCCTGCTCCAAACAGAGGCCAAAGCTCTAGAAGAGGAGGCAGAGGTGGTAAGAAAGGAGGTAAGAGAGGATCTCACAATGCTCCAAAGCAACCAATCAAAGCTGACTTCCCAGCCTTGGTTTAA
- the PCD1 gene encoding 8-oxo-dGTP diphosphatase (Syntenic homolog of Ashbya gossypii AGL150C; Syntenic homolog of Saccharomyces cerevisiae YLR151C (PCD1)): MGYLTTSRYLTNLSQFKKTDSLSLNSIWPVHRRAAVLVLLFIGNRGELRVLLTKRSRRLNSFSGQVSLPGGKADNESETFEAIARREAQEEIGLPSSDEVLLNNYGLKLDSVSREIPHYLSQTFLSVKPWVCFLYNAQTDNEKKFEIPLTMKRVFTKLNPGETSSVFSIPLSDLIFHEVSNPRGEKEYVRHEEYIAKWGGIAWKIRHYYYSLNNIYDVPWLNEVDDLSSDDGIYTNEKNCRHVWGLTAKILHDIAMVAEGIMDPEQQETSIGHEELIHGLYEFGSQLHGKERTNWEKNMMKGKKQFKYSDVIPSSYWDKLNTHIRNF; this comes from the coding sequence ATGGGCTATTTAACGACTTCAAGATACCTTACAAATTTATCGCAATTCAAGAAAACGGATTCATTATCCCTTAATTCCATTTGGCCCGTACATAGAAGAGCCGCTGTTCTCGTACTCCTATTTATCGGTAACCGTGGTGAACTAAGAGTGTTATTGACAAAGCGTTCAAGAAGGTTAAATTCCTTTTCTGGGCAAGTGTCTCTTCCAGGTGGAAAAGCAGACAACGAGTCTGAAACGTTTGAAGCAATAGCGAGACGTGAGGCACAAGAAGAGATAGGCTTACCTTCTAGCGATGAAGTGCTACTAAATAATTACGGGTTAAAACTCGATTCTGTTTCAAGAGAGATCCCTCACTACCTTTCACAGACGTTCCTAAGCGTAAAGCCATGGGTTTGTTTTCTCTATAATGCTCAAACTGACAATGAAAAGAAATTTGAGATCCCATTGACAATGAAAAGGGTATTTACAAAATTAAACCCTGGCGAGACCTCCTCTGTCTTTTCAATCCCTTTGTCGGATCTAATATTTCACGAAGTTTCAAATCCTAGGGGAGAGAAAGAATATGTACGCCATGAAGAGTATATTGCCAAATGGGGTGGAATTGCATGGAAAATAAGACATTACTATTATTCATTGAATAACATATATGATGTGCCATGGCTTAACGAAGTTGACGATTTGAGTTCGGATGATGGCATATATACAAATGAAAAAAACTGCAGGCATGTTTGGGGTCTTACGGCCAAAATACTACACGATATAGCTATGGTAGCTGAGGGTATAATGGATCCTGAACAACAGGAAACTTCAATTGGGCATGAAGAGCTAATACATGGACTTTATGAATTTGGGAGTCAATTACATGGAAAAGAACGCACCAATTGGGAGAAAAACATGATGAAAGGCAAAAAGCAGTTCAAATACTCGGATGTCATACCATCTTCATACTGGGATAAGTTAAACACCCACATTCGGAATTTTTGA
- the ACS2 gene encoding acetate--CoA ligase ACS2 (Syntenic homolog of Ashbya gossypii AGL148C; Syntenic homolog of Saccharomyces cerevisiae YLR153C (ACS2)) has product MSSSLEHNVVHEARDVACKEAPEHFRMSQPGAPYIRDMAQYQEMHRQSIEDPEKFFGKVGKEYLDWDKPFTKVKSGTLENGDMAWFLNGELNASFNCVDRHAFVNPDKPAIIYEADDEKDNGVITYGELLRQVCEVAGVLKSWGVQKRDTVAVYLPMIPEAVIAMLAIARLGAIHSVIFAGFSSGSLRDRVIDAGCKVVITCDEGRRGGKTVNTKKIVDEGLLGVDTVSHILVFRRTGSEVPMQTNRDYWWHTETAKQRSYIPPTPVNSEDPLFLLYTSGSTGAPKGVVHTTSGYLLGAAMTTRYVFDIHPEDVLFTAGDVGWITGHTYAVYGPLMLGIATIIFESTPAYPDYGRYWRIIERNKATHFYVAPTALRLIKRVGEAEIDKYDISSLRVLGSVGEPIAPDLWEWYNERIGKNNCVICDTMWQTESGSHLIAPLAGAIPTKPGSATVPFFGIDACIIDPVTGKELLGNDVEGVLAVKSSWPSIARSVWNNHNRFLETYLKPYPGYYFTGDGAGRDHDGYYWIRGRVDDVVNVSGHRLSTSEIETALVEHGGVSEAAVVGITDELTGQAVVAFVSLKTGILQEVPGEGHTLDVIRRELILQVRGEIGPFAAPKSVIIVNDLPKTRSGKIMRRILRKITSGEADQLGDLSTLANPEIVPTIIAAVENQFYAKKE; this is encoded by the coding sequence ATGTCAAGTTCTTTAGAACATAATGTGGTTCATGAAGCCCGTGACGTAGCATGTAAAGAAGCTCCAGAGCACTTTCGCATGTCACAGCCTGGCGCACCTTATATTCGCGACATGGCACAATACCAGGAAATGCACAGACAGTCGATTGAAGACCCGGAAAAATTCTTTGGAAAGGTGGGGAAAGAATATCTAGATTGGGATAAACCTTTCACCAAAGTCAAGTCAGGTACTTTAGAAAATGGTGATATGGCATGGTTTTTGAATGGTGAACTAAACGCATCATTCAACTGTGTGGACAGACATGCCTTTGTTAATCCCGACAAGCCAGCAATCATATATGAGGCTGATGATGAAAAGGATAATGGTGTTATTACCTACGGTGAATTATTGAGACAAGTTTGTGAAGTTGCTGGTGTTTTGAAGTCGTGGGGGGTACAAAAACGCGATACGGTTGCGGTATATTTGCCAATGATCCCAGAGGCCGTTATTGCTATGTTGGCCATTGCACGTTTGGGCGCTATCCATTCTGTTATTTTTGCTGGTTTTTCTTCAGGTTCTTTGAGGGATCGTGTTATTGATGCTGGATGCAAAGTTGTCATTACCTGTGACGAGGGTCGCAGAGGTGGTAAGACCGTCAACACTAAAAAGATTGTTGATGAGGGTCTACTCGGTGTAGACACTGTAAGTCATATCTTGGTTTTCCGGAGAACTGGCTCTGAAGTACCAATGCAAACCAATAGGGACTACTGGTGGCATACGGAAACAGCCAAGCAAAGAAGTTATATACCTCCTACCCCAGTGAACTCTGAAGACCCATTATTTCTTCTTTATACGTCGGGATCCACTGGTGCTCCTAAGGGAGTTGTCCACACAACCAGTGGTTACCTCCTTGGTGCAGCTATGACTACCAGATACGTCTTTGACATACATCCTGAGGATGTTTTGTTCACAGCCGGTGATGTTGGCTGGATCACAGGTCATACATATGCGGTATACGGTCCCTTGATGTTAGGTATCGCAACGATAATTTTCGAGTCAACTCCTGCTTATCCCGACTACGGTAGATATTGGAGGATTATCGAGCGTAATAAGGCTACCCATTTCTACGTAGCCCCAACGGCATTAAGATTAATCAAACGTGTTGGTGAAGCAGAAATAGATAAATATGATATCTCATCGCTAAGAGTCCTAGGTTCTGTTGGTGAGCCGATCGCTCCCGATCTTTGGGAATGGTATAACGAACGCATTGGTAAGAACAACTGTGTTATCTGCGATACCATGTGGCAAACTGAATCCGGTTCACACTTGATTGCACCTTTAGCCGGCGCAATTCCTACCAAACCTGGCTCCGCCACTGTACCATTCTTTGGTATCGATGCATGTATCATTGATCCGGTCACTGGAAAAGAATTGTTGGGAAACGATGTTGAAGGTGTGCTTGCTGTCAAGTCTTCTTGGCCGTCTATTGCGAGATCTGTTTGGAACAATCATAACCGTTTTCTTGAGACTTATTTAAAACCATACCCAGGCTATTATTTCACCGGTGATGGAGCTGGTAGGGATCATGACGGCTATTACTGGATTAGAGGAAGAGTTGACGATGTCGTCAATGTCTCTGGTCACAGGTTATCAACGTCTGAAATTGAAACGGCTCTAGTTGAGCATGGAGGTGTTTCTGAAGCCGCTGTTGTTGGAATAACTGATGAGTTAACTGGTCAAGCAGTCGTTGCATTTGTATCCTTGAAGACTGGTATTTTACAGGAAGTTCCAGGCGAGGGCCATACCCTAGATGTTATACGCCGTGAATTAATTCTACAAgtcagaggtgaaattgGACCATTTGCTGCTCCAAAATCTGTTATTATTGTCAATGATCTCCCAAAGACTAGGTCAGGCAAAATCATGAGAAGAATTTTGAGAAAGATTACATCCGGAGAGGCTGATCAGTTGGGCGATTTGTCCACCTTGGCAAATCCAGAAATTGTTCCCACTATTATTGCAGCAGTGGAAAATCAGTTTTATGCTAAGAAGGAATAA